The following proteins are encoded in a genomic region of Nymphalis io chromosome 8, ilAglIoxx1.1, whole genome shotgun sequence:
- the LOC126769870 gene encoding protein pelota isoform X1, whose translation MKLVFKNIEKDGSGSIALIPEESEDIWHAYNLIAEGDAVTASTVRKVQTESSTGSSTSNRVRTTLTISVETIDFDTQACVLRLKGRNIVENQYVKMGAYHTLDLELNRKFTLRKPLWDSVALERVEMACDPAASADVAAVVMQEGLAHVCLITPSMTLVRSKIDVTIPRKRKGFVQQHEKGLNKFYEAVMQGILRHIDFSIVKCVIVASPGFVKDQFFDYMIQQAIKTDNKLLLENKSKFLLVKASSGFKHSLKEVLQEPSVLNKISDTKAASEVKLLESFYTMLQLEPAKAFYGKKHIERANEAMAIETLMISDKLFRCQDIQKRKEYVSIVDSSRENGSDVRIFSSMHVSGEQLDQLTGIAAILRFPMPELEESDEEDSDAESD comes from the exons atgaaactcgtttttaaaaacatagaaAAAGATGGCAGTGG gaGTATTGCTCTCATACCAGAGGAATCTGAGGATATATGGCATGCCTACAACCTCATTGCTGAAGGAGATGCAGTTACTGCCTCAACTGTTCGAAAAGTACAAACCGAGTCTTCCACTGGATCTTCTACAAGTAACAGAGTTCGGACGACCCTCACTATAAGCGTTGAGACTATCGATTTTGATACTCAAGCTTGTGTGCTGCGCCTCAAAGGCCGTAACATTGTTGAAAACCAATATGTGAAG ATGGGAGCATATCACACATTGGATTTAGAGTTAAATAGAAAGTTTACCTTGCGCAAACCACTATGGGATTCTGTAGCTTTAGAGCGGGTGGAGATGGCCTGCGATCCTGCTGCAAGTGCAGATGTCGCAGCAGTGGTGATGCAGGAAGGCTTGGCACATGTGTGTCTCATTACACCCTCCATGACATTAGTCAGATCCAAGATAGATGTAACTATACCAAGGAAACGTAAGGGATTTGTCCAGCAACATGAAAAG ggcttaaacaaattttatgaaGCAGTTATGCAAGGAATTTTGAGGCATATCGATTTCAGTATAGTAAAATGTGTGATTGTAGCATCTCCTGGATTTGTAAAAGATCAGTTTTTTGATTACATGATTCAACAGGCTATCAAAACTGATAATAAGTTGCTCCTTGAAAATAAATCCAAATTTTTGCTTGTCAAAGCATCCTCTGGGTTTAAACATTCTTtaaaag AGGTACTTCAAGAACCATCTGTTTTGAATAAGATATCTGATACAAAAGCTGCGAGTGAAGTCAAATTGTTGGAAAGTTTCTATACTATGTTACAATTGGAACCAGCCAAAGCTTTCTATGGGAAAAAACACATTGAAAGGGCCAATGAAGCAATGGCTATTGAAACACTCATGATTTCAGATAAATTATTCAG GTGTCAAGATATTCAGAAACGAAAGGAATATGTGTCTATAGTGGACTCGTCTAGAGAGAATGGTAGTGATGTAAGAATATTTTCAAGCATGCATGTGTCTGGTGAAC aACTGGATCAATTAACAGGAATAGCTGCAATTCTACGTTTTCCAATGCCAGAGCTTGAGGAGAGCGATGAAGAAGATAGTGACGCCGAATCTGATTAG
- the LOC126769870 gene encoding protein pelota isoform X2 encodes MKLVFKNIEKDGSGSIALIPEESEDIWHAYNLIAEGDAVTASTVRKVQTESSTGSSTSNRVRTTLTISVETIDFDTQACVLRLKGRNIVENQYVKMGAYHTLDLELNRKFTLRKPLWDSVALERVEMACDPAASADVAAVVMQEGLAHVCLITPSMTLVRSKIDVTIPRKRKGFVQQHEKGLNKFYEAVMQGILRHIDFSIVKCVIVASPGFVKDQFFDYMIQQAIKTDNKLLLENKSKFLLVKASSGFKHSLKEVLQEPSVLNKISDTKAASEVKLLESFYTMLQLEPAKAFYGKKHIERANEAMAIETLMISDKLFRCQDIQKRKEYVSIVDSSRENGSDNWIN; translated from the exons atgaaactcgtttttaaaaacatagaaAAAGATGGCAGTGG gaGTATTGCTCTCATACCAGAGGAATCTGAGGATATATGGCATGCCTACAACCTCATTGCTGAAGGAGATGCAGTTACTGCCTCAACTGTTCGAAAAGTACAAACCGAGTCTTCCACTGGATCTTCTACAAGTAACAGAGTTCGGACGACCCTCACTATAAGCGTTGAGACTATCGATTTTGATACTCAAGCTTGTGTGCTGCGCCTCAAAGGCCGTAACATTGTTGAAAACCAATATGTGAAG ATGGGAGCATATCACACATTGGATTTAGAGTTAAATAGAAAGTTTACCTTGCGCAAACCACTATGGGATTCTGTAGCTTTAGAGCGGGTGGAGATGGCCTGCGATCCTGCTGCAAGTGCAGATGTCGCAGCAGTGGTGATGCAGGAAGGCTTGGCACATGTGTGTCTCATTACACCCTCCATGACATTAGTCAGATCCAAGATAGATGTAACTATACCAAGGAAACGTAAGGGATTTGTCCAGCAACATGAAAAG ggcttaaacaaattttatgaaGCAGTTATGCAAGGAATTTTGAGGCATATCGATTTCAGTATAGTAAAATGTGTGATTGTAGCATCTCCTGGATTTGTAAAAGATCAGTTTTTTGATTACATGATTCAACAGGCTATCAAAACTGATAATAAGTTGCTCCTTGAAAATAAATCCAAATTTTTGCTTGTCAAAGCATCCTCTGGGTTTAAACATTCTTtaaaag AGGTACTTCAAGAACCATCTGTTTTGAATAAGATATCTGATACAAAAGCTGCGAGTGAAGTCAAATTGTTGGAAAGTTTCTATACTATGTTACAATTGGAACCAGCCAAAGCTTTCTATGGGAAAAAACACATTGAAAGGGCCAATGAAGCAATGGCTATTGAAACACTCATGATTTCAGATAAATTATTCAG GTGTCAAGATATTCAGAAACGAAAGGAATATGTGTCTATAGTGGACTCGTCTAGAGAGAATGGTAGTGAT aACTGGATCAATTAA
- the LOC126769869 gene encoding pescadillo homolog gives MVAKKKKKYSSGEGAQFMTRKAALKKLQLTLKDFRRICILKGIYPREPRNRKRAQKGAGGIKTLYHTKDIKFLLHEPIIWKLRELKVFQQKIRKARAMREYQKMKKYFRDYPEINIDHIVKERYPTFVDALRDLDDCLTLCFLFSTFPSLKRVPPDQSLLCRRLTVEFMHAVIAAKALRKVFVSVKGYYYQAELEGQIITWIVPHHFSFQPQSKDEVDFKIMSTFVEFYIMMLGFVNFKLYHSLNLVYPPKLTAAFNADTEKDLVDERAYVSERIAAMNISVARIAGANEVEELPEIDIFNTEDTDPQKLEEAKLEAEKVKKLKTMFKGLKFFINREVPREPLVFIIRCFGGEVSWDRNHFVGATFDETDESIAYQIVDRPTMDKQYLSRYYIQPQWVFDSVNTRTLLPINKYLMGAVLPPHLSPFVDKTKDQVYIPPEARALNDPNFKPLSEDGPSEEEIEEDSDEEKEEKEESDEEDAEKALTKQYQQEVEQDSQSEDESDDDVDPEKKKLAKEKKKAMAVTTGVTFKENPYQKEIEDKQAFRLREKLVRKKHRNLYKSMKAGQEKRKKDIWLLRKKRRLHDEKVKEEKKVEKRKQKMQMLEAAST, from the exons ATGGTtgcaaagaagaagaagaag TATTCGTCGGGAGAAGGAGCACAGTTTATGACCAGAAAAGCTGCCTTAAAAAAACTCCAGCTTACTCTAAAAGACTTTCGACGCATTTGCATTCTTAAAGGCATTTATCCTCGTGAACCTCGTAACCGCAAAAGAGCCCAAAAAGGAGCTGGCGGTATCAAAACCTTATACCACACTAAAGATATAAAGTTCTTGTTACACGAACCAATAATATGGAAATTGCGAGAATTAAAG GTCTTTCAACAAAAAATTCGCAAAGCTCGTGCTATGCGAGAATATCAAAAGATGAAAAAGTACTTCAGAGACTACccagaaataaatattgatcaTATAGTTAAAGAAAGATACCCAACATTTGTAGATGCTTTGAGAGATCTTGATGACTGTTTGACACTATGCTTCTTGTTTAGTACATTTCCATCCCTCAAGAGAGTGCCTCCGGACCAGTCGCTTCTCTGTCGAAGACTAACTGTAGAGTTTATGCATGCAGTAATAGCTGCAAAGGCCCTTCGTAAAGTATTTGTTTCAGTAAAAGGTTATTACTATCAAGCAGAACTCGAAGGACAAATAATAACATGGATTGTACCACATCACTTCTCATTCCAA CCACAAAGTAAAGATGAagttgatttcaaaataatgtcAACATTTGTAGAATTTTACATAATGATGCTgggttttgttaattttaaactatatcaTTCTCTAAATCTCGTTTATCCACCGAAACTAACTGCAGCATTTAATGCAGATACAGAAAAAGATCTTGTTGATGAAAGGGCTTATGTGTCAGAAAGAATAGCTGCTATGAACATTTCAGTTGCTCGAATAGCAGGTGCAAATGAAGTAGAGGAACTGCCAGAGATTGATATTTTCAATACAGAAGATACAGATCCACAGAAATTGGAGGAGGCGAAATTGGAAgctgaaaaagtaaaaaaattgaagaCAATGTTCAAAGGCCttaaattctttattaatagAGAAGTTCCAAGAGAGCCTCTGGTATTTATAATTCGTTGTTTTGGTGGTGAGGTGTCTTGGGACCGAAACCATTTTGTTGGAGCCACTTTTGATGAAACAGATGAATCAATCGCTTATCAAATTGTTGATAGACCCACTATGGACAAGCAATATCTCTCCCGGTATTATATTCAACCTCAATGGGTGTTTGACAGTGTCAATACAAGAACTCTgcttccaataaataaatacttaatggGTGCAGTTTTACCGCCACACTTGTCACCATTTGTTGATAAGACAAAGGATCAAGTTTACATACCTCCTGAGGCAAGAGCACTCAATGATCCTAATTTCAAACCCTTGA GTGAAGATGGTCCTTCAGAAGAAGAAATTGAAGAAGACAGCGATGAAGAGAAAGAAGAGAAAGAGGAGAGTGATGAGGAAGATGCTGAAAAAGCACTCACAAAACAATACCAACAAGAAGTTGAACAGGATTCGCAGTCTGAAGACGAAAGTGATGACGATGTTGATCCAGAAAAAAAGAAACTGGCCAAGGAAAAG AAAAAAGCTATGGCTGTTACTACTGGTGTCACTTTCAAAGAAAATCCTTATCAAAAAGAAATAGAAGATAAACAAGCATTCAGGTTAAGGGAAAAACTGGTAAGGAAGAAACACAGGAACCTGTATAAGAGCATGAAGGCAGGCCAAGAGAAAAGAAAGAAGGACATCTGGCTTCTGAGGAAAAAGAGGCGTCTTCATGACGAAAAagttaaagaagaaaaaaaagttgaaaaacGTAAACAGAAAATGCAAATGTTAGAAGCTGCTTccacgtaa
- the LOC126769875 gene encoding uncharacterized protein LOC126769875 has product MFNSKFIVLVFSFLLNRAQCHVIWETTNSLQPVHGLYVKPSVDGTTGDLYVAATEDNGVKSQWLTDQPVNFLPASTQNQPKAVPVSFTSSLTKTSSPIEETITSQRRAVITSPTVRYAYALPVPGAEGSYIAPYPYAIPASPAVEGSNIPYCSDNSAQSYPPVQYFYPPMMSAIASAMNALKEGDTDGGSQAVTPQTPPYWPSTYGYPYQYIMVDPKTWSQGQNSALTSTTTSTTSSENS; this is encoded by the coding sequence AtgtttaattctaaatttatagTACTGGTCTTTTCATTTTTGCTTAATCGTGCGCAGTGCCACGTTATTTGGGAAACTACTAATTCATTGCAACCCGTTCATGGATTGTACGTGAAACCGTCGGTTGATGGCACTACTGGAGACCTTTACGTGGCAGCTACAGAAGACAATGGGGTTAAATCTCAATGGTTAACTGATCAGCCTGTAAACTTTCTGCCAGCATCCACTCAGAACCAGCCCAAAGCAGTTCCTGTGTCGTTTACATCAAGTCTTACGAAGACATCGTCACCAATTGAAGAAACTATTACCAGCCAAAGACGAGCTGTTATTACAAGTCCTACGGTAAGGTACGCATACGCGTTACCCGTTCCAGGAGCTGAAGGAAGTTACATCGCTCCGTACCCATATGCTATTCCAGCAAGCCCTGCGGTTGAAGGATCTAATATTCCATACTGCTCTGATAACTCCGCACAGTCTTACCCTCCAGTTCAGTATTTTTATCCTCCAATGATGTCAGCGATCGCTAGTGCTATGAATGCCTTAAAAGAAGGCGATACCGATGGCGGTTCTCAAGCTGTTACACCACAAACCCCTCCGTATTGGCCAAGTACTTACGGCTATCCCTACCAATACATTATGGTTGATCCCAAGACATGGTCACAAGGTCAAAATAGTGCACTGACTTCTACAACGACGAGTACGACAAGCAGCGAAAattcgtaa
- the LOC126769874 gene encoding uncharacterized protein LOC126769874: protein MKIVLRAVGCVLIGTLVLSAPVAEDDRKVSGGLDIDNGQADFQRDKRLNNGYYAVSPCAAASNTQVASFVPDASYQSNIGPTHARYFASDYGLSDYPANWYRAEDAYKDDREIMKYSDSEFVGQTPMGNIFRSVPSSYMAMNQASIAGLNGQMMNPVRTAYGVFQNANVDGCNIPLLFSCSPSIIPGRIVNSETNFGYDNPTPVMGKPTDPYSSASSHYLHASHGEQIPKDHSSISSSISSNNAHNNKMS from the coding sequence ATGAAGATTGTGTTACGGGCGGTTGGTTGTGTGCTCATAGGAACGTTGGTCCTATCGGCACCCGTTGCTGAAGACGATCGTAAAGTATCTGGGGGCCTAGATATAGATAATGGTCAAGCAGATTTTCAGCGTGACAAGCGGTTGAATAACGGTTACTATGCTGTGTCACCATGTGCTGCTGCATCAAATACACAAGTAGCATCATTTGTTCCTGATGCATCATATCAAAGTAACATAGGCCCCACGCATGCAAGATATTTCGCCAGTGATTATGGATTGTCAGACTATCCGGCGAATTGGTACCGTGCTGAAGATGCTTACAAAGATGATAgagaaattatgaaatattcagACTCGGAGTTTGTCGGCCAAACACCAATGGGTAACATTTTTAGATCAGTTCCATCTTCTTACATGGCTATGAATCAAGCGAGTATAGCTGGTTTAAATGGACAAATGATGAATCCAGTCAGGACCGCTTACGGCGTTTTTCAAAACGCAAACGTCGATGGCTGTAATATTCCTTTACTCTTCAGCTGTTCGCCGTCTATAATTCCCGGTCGTATAGTCAATTCTGAAACAAACTTTGGGTACGATAACCCAACTCCAGTGATGGGAAAACCTACAGATCCTTACAGCAGTGCTAGCAGTCATTACCTCCACGCTAGCCATGGGGAACAGATACCAAAGGATCATTCCAGCATATCAAGTTCAATCAGTAGTAATAAtgctcataataataaaatgtcttaa